One region of Terricaulis silvestris genomic DNA includes:
- a CDS encoding response regulator has translation MSHAAEHREDWRQPIVLVVEDEPLIRMAMAAAFRRAGLTVIEACDAAEALDIVHTGVEPDALLTDILMPGPIDGLRLAALLEATFPSMEVFVSSGYLSGSDLKLRLNFIPKPTEPDAVARAIKYVLMRGKPEVGPQPDWRLPD, from the coding sequence ATGTCGCACGCCGCCGAGCACCGTGAGGACTGGCGACAGCCAATCGTGTTGGTTGTCGAAGACGAGCCGCTGATCCGGATGGCCATGGCCGCCGCTTTTCGCCGGGCCGGGCTCACCGTCATCGAGGCCTGCGACGCCGCGGAGGCGCTGGACATCGTCCACACCGGCGTCGAGCCAGATGCGCTGCTGACCGACATCCTCATGCCGGGACCGATCGATGGGCTTCGTCTAGCGGCGTTGCTGGAAGCCACGTTCCCAAGCATGGAGGTGTTTGTCTCTTCGGGCTACCTGTCCGGCTCCGACCTAAAGCTGCGCCTGAACTTCATCCCCAAGCCGACGGAGCCCGACGCGGTGGCGCGCGCAATCAAGTACGTCCTTATGCGCGGCAAACCAGAGGTTGGGCCGCAGCCGGACTGGCGCTTGCCTGACTAG
- a CDS encoding VUT family protein has protein sequence MTFDSALAFLQQPHIAIPIVAATVLVIFLMKRPWTALYVGLMPLINWAFAGIDTIAIPENLGGGAWHPFTIVTGLVLVVRDFAQREIKHWILGAMVVGLALSTLTAWPVIVVASGVAFLISETADWAVYTFTKRPLSQRILISSAVGAPIDQIAFIGLASLVVPGIFAWGTILTGIISKLIGAYIVSRIVARQERRAAQIEMNPV, from the coding sequence ATGACCTTCGATTCCGCGCTGGCCTTCCTGCAGCAGCCTCACATCGCCATCCCGATCGTGGCGGCGACGGTGCTTGTCATCTTCCTGATGAAGCGGCCTTGGACGGCGCTCTATGTTGGGTTGATGCCGCTGATCAACTGGGCGTTCGCCGGCATCGACACCATCGCGATCCCGGAAAACCTCGGCGGCGGCGCCTGGCATCCCTTCACCATCGTCACCGGCCTCGTACTGGTGGTGCGCGACTTTGCGCAGCGCGAGATCAAGCACTGGATTCTGGGCGCGATGGTCGTGGGGCTGGCGCTCTCGACGCTGACGGCGTGGCCGGTGATCGTGGTGGCGAGCGGCGTCGCCTTCCTGATCAGCGAAACGGCGGATTGGGCGGTCTACACCTTCACCAAGCGGCCACTCTCCCAGCGCATTTTGATCTCAAGCGCAGTCGGCGCGCCGATTGATCAGATCGCCTTCATCGGTTTGGCGTCTCTCGTCGTGCCCGGCATTTTCGCCTGGGGCACGATTCTGACAGGCATCATCTCAAAGCTGATCGGCGCCTACATCGTCTCCCGGATCGTGGCGCGCCAAGAGCGCAGGGCCGCGCAAATCGAGATGAATCCCGTGTAA
- a CDS encoding cold-shock protein, producing the protein MSFDDEEGDDDKTDDRKKDKRAGRRDKTAEPTPEFGGGDTGGSSFGGGGGGYGGGGGGGYRGGGGGGGDRGGGGGGYGGGGYRGGGGGFGGGGGDRGGGGGGYRGGGGGGGYGGGGGDRGGGGGGYRGGGGGGGYGGGGGGGGGYRGGGGGSGGGGGFRSGPREGGGGFGGGDRPPRQPLGDPQDGVVKFFNGARGFGFITPDGGGADVFVHVSAVERAGLTQLVEGQRVNFQTLPDTKGKGPKAVNLKVND; encoded by the coding sequence ATGAGTTTCGACGACGAAGAAGGCGACGACGACAAGACCGACGATCGCAAGAAGGACAAGCGCGCGGGACGCCGCGACAAGACAGCAGAACCCACGCCCGAGTTCGGCGGCGGTGACACCGGCGGCAGCAGCTTCGGCGGCGGCGGCGGTGGTTACGGCGGCGGCGGTGGCGGTGGCTACCGGGGCGGTGGCGGCGGCGGTGGTGACCGTGGCGGCGGCGGTGGCGGCTATGGCGGCGGCGGATATCGCGGCGGCGGTGGCGGCTTCGGCGGCGGCGGTGGTGATCGCGGCGGTGGCGGCGGCGGATATCGCGGCGGCGGCGGTGGTGGCGGCTACGGCGGCGGCGGTGGTGACCGTGGCGGCGGCGGCGGCGGATATCGCGGCGGCGGTGGCGGCGGCGGTTATGGCGGCGGCGGCGGCGGTGGCGGTGGCTATCGCGGCGGCGGTGGTGGCAGCGGTGGCGGCGGCGGATTCCGCAGCGGCCCGCGTGAAGGCGGCGGCGGCTTCGGCGGCGGCGATCGTCCTCCGCGTCAGCCTCTCGGTGATCCGCAGGACGGCGTTGTGAAGTTCTTCAACGGCGCGCGTGGCTTCGGCTTCATCACGCCGGACGGCGGCGGCGCCGACGTGTTCGTGCACGTCAGTGCCGTTGAGCGCGCCGGCCTGACGCAATTGGTCGAAGGCCAGCGCGTGAACTTCCAGACCCTGCCCGACACCAAGGGCAAGGGTCCGAAGGCTGTGAACCTGAAGGTCAACGACTAA
- a CDS encoding SRPBCC family protein, translating into MRWFLWLLLVVALITGVLYGVGRFLLPNNLEVTRTASIERPRASVFAMINDLRIAKEWSPYYARDPDADYAFNGDPGEGQSMRWISNVREVGRGRMSIVSSSENEEVQSILEMGDRATLNSVIALRPGENATSVAWTVTADCAEGAVNVPCRYMNLIMRGAVGAELESGLTRLKTLTEQLPNVNFEGLSPQFDTIEPQNFVYSVVETSAVDLTEVNRAEAMGLEQVRRFMSEYQLTEAGPLVRVVTEYDQATNRMSFRVGYPFSGPTPLTVVGVQLGQTPSGEAMHVLVEGSRAQVRTAYAQMNAYMQAHRIAMRENGLPWEVVHNQGAVDGSTPTRLEIYMPLQ; encoded by the coding sequence ATGAGGTGGTTTCTTTGGCTATTGCTGGTGGTCGCGCTCATCACGGGCGTGCTCTACGGCGTTGGCCGCTTCCTGCTGCCGAACAATCTTGAGGTCACCCGCACTGCCTCGATCGAGCGCCCGCGCGCTTCGGTGTTCGCCATGATCAACGATCTCAGGATCGCCAAGGAATGGTCGCCGTATTACGCGCGCGACCCTGACGCCGACTACGCCTTCAACGGCGATCCTGGCGAGGGCCAGTCGATGCGCTGGATCTCCAACGTCCGCGAAGTCGGCCGTGGGCGGATGTCGATCGTCAGCTCCAGCGAGAACGAAGAAGTCCAGTCAATCCTGGAAATGGGCGATCGCGCGACGCTGAATTCCGTGATCGCGCTGCGCCCGGGTGAGAACGCTACGTCGGTGGCGTGGACCGTGACCGCTGACTGCGCGGAAGGCGCGGTGAACGTGCCGTGCCGGTACATGAATTTGATCATGCGCGGCGCCGTTGGCGCCGAGCTCGAAAGCGGCTTGACCCGGCTGAAGACACTGACCGAGCAATTGCCCAACGTGAACTTCGAGGGCCTCTCGCCCCAGTTCGACACCATCGAACCGCAGAACTTCGTCTACTCGGTCGTTGAAACCTCCGCCGTCGATCTGACCGAAGTGAACCGCGCCGAGGCGATGGGGCTTGAACAGGTGCGCCGCTTCATGAGCGAGTATCAGCTCACTGAAGCAGGGCCGCTGGTGCGCGTCGTCACGGAATACGATCAGGCCACCAACCGCATGAGCTTCCGCGTCGGCTATCCGTTCTCGGGGCCGACGCCGCTCACAGTGGTCGGCGTGCAACTCGGCCAGACGCCATCGGGTGAGGCCATGCATGTGCTGGTGGAAGGCTCACGCGCCCAGGTGCGCACGGCCTACGCGCAGATGAACGCCTACATGCAGGCCCACCGGATTGCGATGCGTGAGAACGGTCTGCCGTGGGAAGTCGTACACAACCAGGGCGCCGTCGATGGCTCAACGCCGACGCGGCTCGAAATCTACATGCCGCTGCAATAG
- a CDS encoding chorismate mutase translates to MDDARPAALKAVKTFQAPDPDDCRDMTDVRQGVDEIDRMLVALIARRQGYMDAAARIKTDRNVVRDEKRINDVLAKVKAECARQGLSFEAIAEPVWREMMERCIAYEFEVWDELRAPGKASQT, encoded by the coding sequence ATGGATGACGCGCGCCCGGCGGCCCTGAAGGCCGTCAAAACCTTCCAAGCGCCGGACCCGGACGATTGCCGGGACATGACCGACGTCCGCCAGGGCGTGGACGAAATCGACCGCATGCTGGTCGCGCTGATCGCCCGCCGCCAAGGCTACATGGACGCCGCCGCCCGCATCAAAACCGACCGCAACGTGGTCCGGGACGAAAAGCGCATCAATGACGTGCTGGCCAAGGTGAAGGCCGAATGCGCCCGCCAGGGCTTGTCCTTTGAAGCCATCGCCGAGCCGGTCTGGCGCGAGATGATGGAACGCTGCATCGCCTACGAATTCGAGGTCTGGGACGAGCTGCGGGCGCCGGGTAAGGCCAGTCAAACCTGA
- the uvrC gene encoding excinuclease ABC subunit UvrC produces MTGADKPITPSLEHLPAEDAPPPALKGIEALRDAWKRLPMKPGVYRMIGGDGEVLYVGKAKSLKNRVGQYAQGRGHTNAIYRMIHQTVSLEVIVTATETEALLLETNMIKRLRPRYNVLMRDDKSFPFIAIRTDHAIPALQKHRGAKSFKGKFYGPFASAGAVNRTLNTLQKAFLLRSCSDSTFSGRTRPCMLYQIKRCSAPCTGLVSDTEYAALVKDSADFLEGRSSQLQERLALEMRDSSDKLEFEHAARLRNRIRALASVRASQGINPHTFQEADVFALHCEGGQSCVQVFFFRAGQNWGNRAYFPRHGGEEQPAEILSAFIAQFYDDREPPKLVLCNVEPTDRELIEEALCLRAECKVEIRTPERGEKKEIVDAALLNAREALGRRMAETGSVAKLLDGVAEVFGLAQRPERIEVYDNSHIQGTNALGAMIIAGPEGFVKNQYRKFNMKAEEFQGDDFAMMKAMIRRRFARMLAEREETPNETFSLAEKVASDSEPDEGRSNDQAPDQLNAPHPPTPSPQGRGGAISDGGVDFSKERDEPERDSKFGAWPDLVLIDGGDGQLNAALEALDELGLKNRITIAGIAKGVDRDAGRERFFIPGKPAFRLDEKSPVLYYLQRMRDEAHRFAIGAHRGKRSANITKNPLDEIGGIGPARKRALLDRFGSARGVSRAALAELEVVDGVNKELAKRIYDFFHDNKR; encoded by the coding sequence ATGACAGGCGCCGACAAACCCATCACGCCATCGCTGGAGCACCTGCCAGCGGAAGACGCGCCGCCGCCCGCGCTGAAAGGCATCGAGGCGCTGCGCGATGCGTGGAAGCGGCTGCCCATGAAGCCGGGCGTCTACCGCATGATCGGCGGCGACGGCGAGGTGCTCTATGTCGGCAAGGCCAAGAGCCTGAAGAACCGCGTCGGCCAGTACGCTCAAGGCCGCGGCCACACCAACGCGATCTACCGCATGATCCACCAGACCGTGTCGCTGGAAGTGATCGTCACCGCCACCGAGACAGAAGCGCTTCTGCTTGAGACCAACATGATCAAGCGGCTGCGGCCGCGCTACAACGTGTTGATGCGGGACGACAAGAGTTTCCCGTTCATCGCCATCCGCACCGACCACGCCATTCCCGCGCTGCAGAAGCATCGCGGAGCCAAGAGCTTCAAGGGCAAGTTCTACGGGCCGTTCGCGAGCGCCGGCGCCGTCAACCGCACGCTCAACACGCTGCAGAAAGCGTTCCTGCTGCGCTCGTGCTCGGACTCCACCTTCAGCGGCCGCACCCGCCCCTGCATGCTTTACCAGATCAAGCGCTGCTCGGCGCCATGCACCGGGCTGGTGAGCGATACGGAATATGCGGCGCTGGTGAAGGATAGCGCCGACTTCCTTGAAGGCCGCTCATCGCAGCTGCAAGAACGCCTCGCGTTGGAGATGCGTGACTCCTCCGACAAGCTGGAGTTCGAACACGCCGCGCGCTTGCGCAACCGCATCCGCGCGCTCGCCAGCGTCCGCGCCTCGCAAGGCATCAACCCGCACACCTTCCAGGAAGCCGACGTCTTTGCGCTCCACTGCGAAGGCGGACAATCCTGCGTGCAAGTCTTCTTCTTCCGCGCCGGCCAAAACTGGGGCAACCGCGCCTACTTCCCGCGCCACGGCGGCGAAGAGCAGCCCGCGGAAATTCTTTCGGCCTTCATCGCTCAATTCTACGACGACCGCGAACCGCCAAAGCTCGTCCTCTGCAACGTCGAGCCCACCGATCGCGAATTGATCGAAGAAGCGCTCTGCCTCCGCGCCGAATGCAAAGTCGAGATCCGCACGCCGGAGCGTGGCGAGAAGAAAGAGATTGTAGACGCCGCGTTGCTCAACGCGCGCGAAGCGTTGGGTCGGCGTATGGCCGAAACCGGTAGCGTCGCGAAATTGCTGGATGGCGTGGCGGAAGTGTTCGGCCTGGCGCAGCGGCCGGAGCGGATCGAGGTTTACGACAACTCCCATATCCAAGGCACGAATGCGTTGGGCGCAATGATCATCGCCGGCCCCGAGGGCTTCGTGAAGAACCAGTACCGCAAGTTCAACATGAAGGCGGAAGAGTTTCAGGGCGACGACTTCGCCATGATGAAAGCGATGATCCGCCGCAGGTTCGCGCGGATGTTGGCGGAGCGAGAAGAGACGCCGAACGAAACCTTCTCCCTTGCGGAGAAGGTGGCGAGCGACAGCGAGCCGGATGAGGGGCGTTCCAACGATCAGGCGCCTGACCAGTTGAACGCCCCTCACCCCCCAACCCCCTCTCCGCAAGGGAGAGGGGGAGCGATCAGCGACGGCGGTGTCGATTTCTCTAAGGAGCGCGACGAGCCGGAGCGCGACTCCAAGTTCGGCGCCTGGCCGGATCTCGTGCTGATCGATGGCGGCGACGGCCAGCTCAATGCTGCGCTGGAAGCGCTCGATGAGCTTGGCCTCAAAAACCGCATCACCATCGCCGGCATCGCCAAGGGCGTCGACCGCGACGCCGGCCGCGAGCGCTTTTTCATCCCCGGCAAGCCGGCGTTCCGGCTCGATGAGAAGAGCCCCGTGCTCTACTACCTGCAGCGCATGCGCGACGAAGCGCACCGCTTCGCCATCGGCGCCCATCGCGGCAAGCGCTCGGCCAACATCACCAAGAACCCGCTCGACGAAATCGGCGGCATCGGTCCTGCCCGCAAACGCGCGCTGCTGGATCGCTTCGGCTCCGCCCGCGGCGTCTCGCGCGCGGCTCTGGCGGAGCTGGAAGTAGTGGACGGCGTCAACAAAGAACTGGCAAAGCGCATCTATGACTTTTTCCACGACAACAAGCGCTGA
- the pgsA gene encoding CDP-diacylglycerol--glycerol-3-phosphate 3-phosphatidyltransferase, protein MLTVFRIAMSPAIAALVLWAANETYADRLLAGFIYTLCLLLFILAALTDWLDGYLARKLDAVTPLGAALDHSADKVLITCVLVALAYAALPLPLVAASVIILGRDVAVAGLREGIAAQGKTLPVSSLGKWKAAAEMAGVGAFLAFQASALLASAMSMPVSVVLGLDWAARILLWSAAVLALISSAQYVATLLKRG, encoded by the coding sequence ATGCTCACTGTCTTCCGCATCGCGATGTCACCGGCGATCGCGGCGCTGGTGCTGTGGGCCGCAAACGAGACCTATGCGGACCGCCTACTCGCCGGCTTCATTTACACGCTGTGCTTGCTCCTCTTCATCCTTGCGGCGCTGACCGATTGGCTTGACGGCTATCTCGCGCGAAAGCTCGACGCGGTAACGCCGCTCGGCGCAGCACTCGATCACAGCGCCGACAAAGTGCTGATCACCTGCGTGCTGGTCGCGCTCGCCTATGCCGCGCTGCCGTTGCCGCTGGTGGCGGCGTCGGTGATCATCCTCGGCCGTGACGTCGCCGTCGCCGGTTTGCGCGAAGGCATCGCGGCGCAGGGGAAGACGCTGCCGGTGAGTTCGCTTGGCAAATGGAAAGCCGCGGCCGAGATGGCCGGCGTCGGCGCTTTCCTCGCCTTTCAGGCAAGCGCGCTGTTGGCCTCGGCCATGAGCATGCCGGTGAGCGTTGTGCTGGGTTTGGATTGGGCCGCGCGCATCTTGCTGTGGAGCGCCGCGGTGTTGGCGTTGATCAGCAGCGCGCAATACGTGGCGACGCTGCTGAAGCGCGGTTAG
- a CDS encoding VOC family protein — translation MLGSATVTALVGTMKPEVAKAFYADTLGLKFITDDSYAMVFEGKNARVRVSRVPAVMPAQYAVLAFQVDDIEKAVDGLTAKGVVFARYGFFVQDARGIWAAPDGTKVAWFHDPDLNLLSVVQHV, via the coding sequence ATGCTCGGATCAGCGACGGTTACGGCTCTAGTCGGCACCATGAAACCGGAAGTGGCGAAGGCATTTTACGCCGATACGCTGGGGCTGAAGTTCATCACCGACGACAGCTACGCGATGGTGTTCGAAGGCAAGAACGCGCGTGTGCGCGTGTCGCGCGTGCCGGCTGTAATGCCGGCGCAGTATGCGGTGCTGGCGTTCCAGGTCGATGACATCGAGAAGGCGGTTGATGGCCTCACCGCCAAGGGCGTCGTGTTTGCCCGTTACGGCTTCTTCGTGCAGGACGCGCGCGGAATTTGGGCCGCCCCGGACGGCACAAAAGTGGCCTGGTTTCACGACCCTGACCTGAATTTGCTCTCGGTGGTCCAGCACGTGTGA
- the ftsH gene encoding ATP-dependent zinc metalloprotease FtsH, producing MNIRTLLIWGVVALVLVVLFTAMNGGSDPARGATELPYSQLMDRVAEKQISSVTTRPDALISIGSDQKQRFVTYLPQGTMANVVDRLDQAGVDVKTERPNNNPSLGNILLSILPMLLLIGAWFFFMRQMQGGGRGAMGFGRSKAKLLTEAKGRITFDDVAGIDEAKEELGEIVEFLKDPGKFQRLGGKIPKGALLVGPPGTGKTLLARAIAGEANVPFFSISGSDFVEMFVGVGASRVRDMFEQAKKNAPCIIFIDEIDAVGRHRGAGLGGGNDEREQTLNQLLVEMDGFEANEGIILIAATNRPDVLDPALLRPGRFDRQIVVPNPDVGGREKILRVHTRNVPVAQGVDLKTIARGTPGFSGADLANLVNEAALLAARRGKRVVTNKEFEDAKDKVMMGAERRSLVMSESEKKLTAWHEAGHAIVALYTPESDPVHKATIIPRGRALGMVMQLPEGDRYSMNFTQMTSRLAVMMGGRVAEEIVFGKDKVTSGASSDISAATNLARMMVTRWGFSDVLGLVAYGEGNDEVFLGMQMGRQQAISSDTAKKIDAEVKRLVEEGYDEARRILTEQADQHKYLAEALLEYETLSGEEINKVIKGEKLDRPEDSPQVPSAPTPALPVTDEDEQPAPHPGGWGGAQPQGA from the coding sequence ATGAACATCCGCACATTGCTTATCTGGGGCGTCGTCGCCCTCGTTCTGGTCGTGTTGTTCACGGCCATGAATGGCGGCAGCGATCCCGCGCGCGGCGCGACGGAACTGCCGTATTCGCAACTGATGGACCGCGTCGCGGAGAAGCAAATCTCCAGCGTCACCACGCGGCCGGACGCGCTGATCTCGATCGGCTCGGACCAGAAGCAGCGCTTCGTGACCTACTTGCCGCAAGGCACGATGGCGAACGTGGTCGATCGCCTCGACCAGGCTGGCGTCGACGTGAAAACCGAGCGGCCGAACAACAATCCGAGCCTGGGCAATATCCTGCTCTCGATCCTGCCGATGCTGCTGCTGATCGGCGCTTGGTTCTTTTTCATGCGCCAGATGCAGGGCGGCGGGCGCGGCGCGATGGGCTTTGGCCGGTCGAAAGCCAAGCTGCTGACCGAAGCCAAGGGCCGCATCACGTTCGATGACGTCGCCGGTATCGATGAAGCCAAGGAAGAGCTGGGCGAGATCGTCGAGTTCCTGAAGGACCCGGGCAAGTTCCAACGCCTCGGCGGCAAGATTCCGAAAGGCGCGCTGCTGGTCGGCCCTCCGGGCACGGGTAAGACGCTGTTGGCGCGCGCCATCGCCGGCGAAGCCAACGTGCCGTTCTTCTCGATCTCCGGTTCGGACTTCGTCGAAATGTTCGTCGGCGTCGGCGCCAGCCGCGTCCGCGACATGTTCGAGCAAGCCAAGAAGAACGCGCCCTGCATTATCTTCATCGACGAAATCGACGCGGTCGGCCGTCACCGTGGCGCCGGCCTCGGCGGCGGCAACGATGAGCGCGAACAGACGCTCAACCAATTGCTCGTCGAGATGGACGGCTTTGAAGCCAATGAAGGCATCATCCTGATCGCGGCGACCAACCGCCCCGACGTTCTCGATCCTGCGCTGCTGCGTCCGGGCCGTTTCGATCGCCAGATCGTGGTGCCGAACCCCGATGTCGGCGGCCGCGAAAAGATCTTGCGCGTCCACACCCGCAACGTGCCGGTGGCGCAGGGCGTCGATCTGAAGACGATCGCGCGCGGCACGCCGGGCTTCTCCGGCGCCGATCTCGCCAACCTCGTCAACGAAGCGGCGCTGCTCGCGGCGCGCCGCGGCAAGCGCGTGGTCACGAACAAGGAGTTCGAGGACGCGAAGGATAAGGTCATGATGGGCGCCGAGCGGCGCTCGCTGGTGATGAGCGAAAGCGAAAAGAAGCTCACCGCTTGGCACGAAGCTGGCCACGCCATCGTCGCGCTCTACACGCCAGAGAGCGATCCGGTGCATAAGGCGACGATCATCCCGCGCGGCCGTGCGCTCGGCATGGTGATGCAGCTGCCGGAAGGCGATCGCTATTCCATGAACTTCACGCAGATGACGTCGCGTCTCGCGGTGATGATGGGCGGGCGCGTCGCCGAGGAGATCGTCTTCGGCAAGGACAAGGTGACATCAGGCGCATCGTCCGACATCAGCGCCGCGACCAACCTCGCGCGCATGATGGTGACACGTTGGGGTTTCTCCGACGTTCTTGGTCTCGTCGCTTATGGCGAGGGCAATGACGAAGTGTTCCTCGGCATGCAGATGGGCCGCCAGCAAGCGATCTCCAGCGACACCGCCAAGAAGATCGACGCCGAAGTGAAGCGCTTGGTCGAAGAGGGCTACGACGAGGCCCGGCGCATCCTCACCGAGCAAGCAGACCAGCATAAGTATCTGGCCGAAGCGCTGCTCGAATACGAAACGCTGAGCGGCGAGGAGATCAACAAGGTGATCAAGGGCGAAAAGCTCGATCGCCCGGAAGACTCGCCGCAGGTCCCTTCGGCGCCGACGCCGGCGTTGCCGGTGACGGATGAAGACGAGCAGCCCGCACCGCATCCAGGCGGATGGGGCGGAGCCCAGCCTCAGGGCGCTTAG
- the tilS gene encoding tRNA lysidine(34) synthetase TilS gives MLDRLTIEQMTAKAGDGPILVALSGGGDSVALLDLLAETLHDRDVRAIVVDHGLRAGSDQDARRAADIAEFLDRPAQIEKLHWNEGANRAHEAARVARYRALCAAARNCGARVIVTGHTQDDQAETVLMRMQRDSGLRGLAGMRAFAPMPIWPEGRGLWLARPLLSVRRRVVRDYLRTHQLNWIEDPANENQIYARVRARVFLAEQEGAGIDTMRLAAVAARLQTVMAQIDEGASSLIAASAMFEDNEITLAPSDADAPVRQRALQVLITAAGGHARGPDADDVAAIDDAVQAGSFTGATLAGALLRRRGDALVLSRDRGALEGRADGTPGIAPLHLAAGVETVWDARLALTAPQSGWSVVVENRAPWLARGEERAVLAVASPHWLLRERVQHVLGRD, from the coding sequence ATGCTCGATCGGCTGACGATCGAGCAGATGACGGCGAAGGCGGGCGACGGCCCGATCCTCGTTGCGCTCTCAGGCGGCGGCGATTCCGTAGCACTTCTGGACTTGTTGGCGGAGACGCTCCACGATCGCGACGTGCGCGCGATTGTCGTGGATCACGGTCTGCGCGCGGGATCGGACCAAGACGCGCGGCGCGCGGCGGATATCGCCGAGTTCTTGGACCGGCCAGCGCAAATCGAAAAACTCCATTGGAACGAAGGCGCCAACCGTGCGCACGAAGCGGCGCGCGTTGCGCGCTATCGCGCGCTGTGCGCTGCGGCGCGCAACTGCGGGGCGCGTGTGATCGTCACCGGCCATACGCAGGACGATCAGGCCGAGACGGTGCTGATGCGGATGCAGCGCGACTCTGGCTTGCGTGGGCTTGCGGGAATGCGTGCGTTCGCGCCGATGCCGATCTGGCCAGAGGGGCGTGGGCTTTGGCTGGCGCGACCGCTGCTCTCGGTGCGCCGGCGAGTTGTTCGCGACTATTTGCGCACGCACCAGCTCAATTGGATCGAAGATCCCGCCAACGAGAACCAGATCTACGCCCGCGTTCGTGCACGTGTCTTTCTTGCGGAACAAGAGGGCGCTGGCATCGATACAATGCGGTTGGCGGCGGTGGCGGCGCGGTTGCAAACGGTGATGGCGCAGATCGATGAAGGCGCGTCTTCGCTGATTGCCGCGTCCGCGATGTTTGAGGACAATGAGATCACGCTCGCGCCTTCCGACGCTGACGCGCCGGTGCGTCAGCGCGCGCTTCAGGTACTGATCACCGCTGCGGGCGGCCACGCGCGCGGCCCAGATGCCGACGATGTCGCTGCGATCGACGATGCTGTGCAGGCCGGCTCATTCACAGGCGCGACGTTGGCGGGCGCACTACTGCGCAGGCGCGGCGACGCGCTCGTCCTCTCTCGCGATCGCGGCGCGTTGGAGGGGCGAGCAGATGGAACTCCGGGCATCGCGCCGCTGCATTTGGCGGCTGGCGTCGAGACGGTTTGGGACGCCCGGTTGGCGCTGACGGCGCCGCAGTCCGGTTGGTCTGTGGTCGTCGAAAACCGCGCGCCTTGGTTAGCGCGCGGTGAGGAACGTGCGGTGCTGGCCGTCGCGTCGCCGCATTGGTTGCTTAGAGAGCGCGTCCAGCACGTGCTGGGACGTGATTAA
- the ybgF gene encoding tol-pal system protein YbgF: protein MTDHSAPFSRTARLAAIIAAAGLLFALPAAAQTRLPPPAVSSTADARQDRIEELETQLREAEARNEQLQRQLNEANRNVNRLQGLVDEAVGVNRSLQEGLTAPAPADGATPAPTQRSGGSAEAAPSELTGAQRAATGTLGSMSASTTDTATPVMDPADAYSRARELLVDGNYAEAEVAFEDFLQRYPQAPTAADARFWFAFTQLARNNYQDAAANFVQYLRDTPQGPRAPEAQVRLGMALAGMEQRAQACQAFSSLVRRYPNAARNIRDLAAREARAAQCAA from the coding sequence ATGACGGATCATTCGGCGCCATTTTCGAGAACGGCCCGGCTCGCGGCGATCATCGCCGCGGCCGGGCTTCTTTTTGCCCTGCCGGCAGCGGCGCAAACGCGGCTGCCGCCGCCCGCGGTATCCAGCACGGCTGACGCCCGGCAGGACCGGATCGAGGAGCTGGAGACCCAGCTCCGCGAGGCGGAGGCCCGTAACGAACAGCTGCAGCGCCAGCTCAACGAAGCCAACCGCAATGTGAACCGGCTTCAGGGCCTGGTTGACGAAGCGGTGGGCGTGAACCGCTCGCTGCAAGAAGGGCTGACGGCGCCTGCTCCGGCGGATGGCGCAACGCCCGCGCCGACGCAACGCTCAGGCGGTTCGGCCGAGGCCGCGCCCTCGGAACTGACCGGCGCGCAGCGCGCCGCCACTGGCACGCTGGGCTCAATGTCAGCCAGCACCACAGACACGGCGACGCCGGTGATGGACCCGGCCGACGCCTATAGCCGCGCCCGTGAATTGCTGGTCGACGGCAACTACGCCGAGGCCGAAGTCGCGTTCGAGGATTTTTTACAGCGCTACCCGCAAGCCCCGACGGCGGCGGATGCGCGGTTCTGGTTCGCCTTCACGCAGCTGGCGCGCAATAACTATCAGGATGCCGCCGCGAATTTCGTCCAGTATCTGCGAGACACGCCACAAGGCCCGCGTGCGCCCGAAGCGCAGGTGCGGCTTGGCATGGCGCTCGCCGGCATGGAACAGCGCGCGCAAGCCTGCCAAGCATTCAGCAGCCTGGTGCGGCGCTATCCCAACGCAGCGCGCAACATCCGCGATCTGGCGGCGCGCGAAGCGCGTGCTGCGCAGTGCGCAGCCTGA